From Syntrophorhabdaceae bacterium, the proteins below share one genomic window:
- a CDS encoding chemotaxis protein CheA: MNDKHGEAFREEAYELLSELEGSLLELEETPSDPQLIGRVFRVMHTIKGSGAMFGFDDIAAFTHEIENVYDKVRSGELNITKQLIDLTLKSRDLIKLMLDGEAPEKTILEETVAAFKTTTSPPTPTGASPFSPLHEMSSGESVTYRIRFEPAPGIFLNGTNPVLLLDELRELGECVVTAQLDQIQLLDCINPEYCYVWWDIVLTTSKGTNAIKDVFIFVEDQCKITIEPIEREADVVPAGSARAYKKIGEILVDRGDVRQEDVQYALKEKKYVGQLLVEKGLTTAEKVESALVEQRHIQKMREKAQVKEEGISSLRVPSEKLDVLVNLVGELVTAQARLTQTASTLANSNLVSIAEEIERLTAELRDNTLNIRMLPIGSTFARFKRLIRDLSRELGKEIEMTTEGEETELDKTVIEKLNDPLVHLIRNCIDHGIETPDLRERLGKRRTGRIRLSAAHSGAHVEIVIEDDGGGLDKSAILAKAYEKGLVSPGQELTDRELLNLIFAPGFSTAKKVTNVSGRGVGMDVVKSAIDVLRGTIDIASEEGRGTTVLIRLPLTLAIIEGLIVTLGGRYYILPLSIVEECVELTEQDARKSHGRNLAHIRGDLVPYVRLRKEFDIPGEAPPIEQIVITGCNGEKVGLVVDKVIGEHQTVIKNLGRCYRDVDAVSGATILGDGTVALIVDTAKVIKNAERAEAAR, translated from the coding sequence ATGAACGACAAACACGGCGAAGCGTTTAGGGAAGAGGCGTACGAACTGTTATCTGAACTGGAAGGCTCCCTTCTGGAGCTGGAAGAGACGCCAAGTGACCCGCAGCTGATCGGTAGGGTTTTTCGAGTCATGCACACGATCAAGGGGTCAGGTGCCATGTTCGGTTTCGACGACATTGCAGCATTTACGCATGAGATAGAGAACGTGTACGACAAGGTTCGGAGCGGAGAACTGAACATAACGAAACAGCTCATAGACCTGACTTTAAAATCAAGAGACCTGATAAAGCTCATGTTGGACGGCGAAGCCCCCGAGAAGACAATACTGGAAGAAACGGTAGCAGCCTTCAAAACCACTACATCCCCCCCAACGCCAACGGGTGCTTCGCCGTTCTCCCCCCTACATGAGATGTCTTCGGGCGAGAGTGTCACATACCGCATACGCTTCGAGCCAGCCCCCGGTATCTTTCTGAACGGTACCAACCCGGTGCTCCTCCTCGACGAACTTCGCGAGCTTGGTGAGTGCGTTGTGACGGCGCAACTCGACCAGATTCAACTACTTGATTGTATAAACCCCGAGTATTGCTATGTCTGGTGGGACATCGTCCTGACTACGAGCAAAGGAACGAACGCGATAAAAGATGTATTCATCTTCGTAGAAGATCAGTGCAAGATCACGATCGAACCCATCGAAAGAGAGGCCGACGTTGTGCCGGCGGGGAGTGCGCGAGCGTATAAGAAAATAGGGGAGATCCTGGTTGACAGGGGGGATGTGAGGCAGGAAGACGTTCAGTACGCGCTCAAGGAAAAGAAATATGTCGGACAATTACTTGTCGAAAAGGGGTTGACGACAGCAGAAAAGGTCGAGTCGGCGCTCGTCGAGCAACGGCACATACAAAAGATGAGAGAAAAGGCTCAAGTGAAAGAGGAAGGCATATCGAGCTTGCGGGTCCCGTCCGAGAAGCTCGACGTTCTTGTCAACCTCGTCGGTGAGCTTGTAACGGCCCAGGCTCGGCTCACGCAGACGGCGTCGACCCTTGCCAATAGTAACCTCGTCTCTATAGCCGAGGAGATTGAAAGACTCACCGCTGAACTAAGAGACAACACACTGAACATCCGAATGTTGCCTATCGGTTCCACCTTTGCCCGGTTCAAGCGCCTCATTCGCGACCTTTCCCGGGAACTGGGCAAAGAGATAGAGATGACGACGGAGGGCGAGGAGACCGAGCTTGACAAGACGGTCATCGAAAAGCTGAACGACCCCCTCGTTCATCTTATACGAAACTGCATAGACCATGGCATAGAAACCCCCGATCTGCGGGAGAGACTCGGAAAAAGAAGAACAGGCAGGATCCGTCTATCCGCTGCCCACTCGGGGGCACACGTGGAGATAGTGATAGAAGACGATGGGGGAGGACTCGACAAGAGCGCGATATTGGCCAAGGCTTATGAGAAGGGTCTTGTTTCCCCGGGCCAGGAATTGACCGACAGAGAGCTTCTTAATCTTATTTTTGCTCCCGGATTTTCCACGGCTAAGAAAGTTACCAATGTGTCCGGGCGTGGCGTGGGCATGGATGTTGTGAAAAGCGCCATAGATGTCTTGCGGGGCACGATCGATATTGCAAGTGAGGAGGGGAGGGGGACCACGGTGCTTATAAGGCTTCCTCTCACGCTCGCCATAATCGAAGGTCTGATTGTGACCCTCGGGGGTCGCTATTACATCCTTCCTCTGTCCATTGTGGAGGAGTGTGTGGAACTGACAGAGCAAGACGCCAGAAAATCGCATGGGAGAAATCTTGCCCACATCCGGGGAGACCTGGTCCCATATGTAAGACTTCGCAAAGAGTTCGATATTCCGGGAGAGGCACCGCCCATAGAGCAGATTGTTATCACGGGTTGCAATGGGGAAAAAGTAGGCCTGGTAGTCGATAAGGTGATTGGTGAGCATCAAACGGTCATCAAGAACCTGGGGAGATGCTACAGGGATGTGGACGCTGTTTCAGGGGCGACCATCCTGGGCGACGGAACCGTAGCTCTTATAGTGGATACTGCAAAGGTCATAAAAAATGCGGAACGGGCGGAGGCGGCCCGCTGA